From a region of the Clupea harengus chromosome 9, Ch_v2.0.2, whole genome shotgun sequence genome:
- the LOC105909684 gene encoding homeodomain-interacting protein kinase 4 has product MSDIYSETEVYHVLDIVGRGTFGKVAKCWRGSDGELVAVKIMNTDVHKSRVIKNELKLIAVLSTVNLERSHIVKFFEAFPGDGSHYLVFELLEKNLYQLQKENGFKPLATRNIRTITYQVLRALAKLKELAIIHADLKPENVMIVDQFRHPFRVKVIDFGSASLFNEVRFVREPYIQSRFYRSPEILLGLPFCEKVDMWSLGCIIAELFLGWPLYPGESEYDQVRYICETQGIPRTHLLNSACKVHQFFNLMNNSRGAPKWQLKSPGSLAKGGVAQSKQTEGSTERRKYIFSSLDELETVDIPQTDEGFRNEEIAADIVDRHCMVELLKRTLTLDSHQRINPSSALRHHFVTMHHLRAAQEYKHYYEMSRRSHRLQTEIQPQPHPRSAYQPQRTAGKQEHQFHSGSCQAAFAGKFVANNCVATSAVHSQHNLVYNQVRKTTQQLDDLCIVDEQDIGISDTVSSEESGQAYQTPDGEVTDQDKCPAPNKSTDEEEGAAGYSFLTGTPRERSLGESILSYISNFCGNQPTVKPPQTDDATPGPCRPQDTDCQEGSLNQLLVLSSQDPMCEQDAIPPQDFLAEAQDFLLEDMVTQDILTQVLTQSIAEGQDGDEQMPQDMVNDQGVNSGAAYPTFRPQAVQAGGEYVLQYVPYEAEAQPYQWPVPSWMSDAQKPPFRTYGPSACNGQSSHDYLHY; this is encoded by the exons ATGTCAGACATTTATTCTGAAACTGAGGTTTACCACGTTTTGGACATTGTTGGAAGAGGAACATTTGGTAAAGTGGCAAAATGTTGGAGGGGAAGTGACGGGGAATTGGTTGCGGTAAAAATTATGAACACCGATGTTCACAAAAGTCGTGTAATTAAGAATGAATTGAAACTTATAGCCGTCCTTTCCACTGTAAATTTAGAAAGGAGTCACATCGTAAAATTCTTTGAGGCTTTTCCTGGAGATGGTTCTCATTACCTGGTATTTGAGCTGTTGGAGAAGAATCTGTATCAGCTTCAAAAAGAGAATGGATTTAAACCATTAGCCACTCGCAATATTCGGACGATTACTTATCAAGTACTTAGAGCTCTTGCTAAACTAAAGGAGTTAGCAATCATTCACGCTGATCTAAAACCAGAGAATGTCATGATCGTGGATCAGTTTCGCCATCCCTTCCGTGTCAAGGTGATCGACTTTGGTTCAGCAAGTCTTTTCAACGAAGTCCGTTTTGTAAGAGAGCCATACATCCAGTCAAG ATTCTACCGATCACCAGAAATACTTCTTGGACTTCCATTCTGTGAAAAGGTGGATATGTGGTCCCTTGGCTGTATAATAGCAGAGCTTTTTCTTGGCTGGCCTCTTTACCCTGGAGAGTCAGAATATGACCAAGTGCGCTACATTTGTGAAACCCAGGGAATTCCACGCACCCATCTCCTCAATTCAGCTTGTAAGGTCCATCAATTTTTCAACCTCATGAATAACAGCCGTGGAGCACCTAAATGGCAGCTAAAGTCACCTGGTTCACTTGCCAAAGGTGGAGTCGCCCAGTCCAAGCAGACAGAGGGTTCTACTGAGCGACGGAAGTACATCTTCAGCTCTCTTGATGAACTTGAGACTGTAGACATTCCTCAAACAGATGAGGGATTTCGTAATGAGGAGATAGCTGCGGATATTGTGGACCGACACTGCATGGTGGAACTCCTGAAGCGAACGCTGACCTTGGACTCGCACCAGAGGATCAACCCCAGCTCAGCTCTGCGCCATCACTTCGTCACCATGCACCACTTACGTGCTGCACAGGAGTACAAGCACTACTACGAAATGTCTCGTAG ATCACACCGTCTCCAAACAGAGATACAGCCCCAACCTCACCCGAGGAGTGCTTACCAGCCTCAACGCACTGCAGGGAAACAGGAACATCAGTTCCACAGTGGGAGCTGTCAGGCAGCCTTTGCTGGAAAGTTTGTTGCTAACAACTGCGTTGCAACTTCCGCAGTACACAGCCAGCACAATCTGGTCTACAACCAAGTCCGCAAGACCACACAGCAGTTGGACGATCTGTGCATCGTGGATGAGCAGGACATTGGAATCTCTGACACAGTCTCGTCAGAGGAGTCTGGTCAAGCCTATCAAACTCCTGATGGAGAGGTCACCGACCAGGACAAATGCCCAGCACCTAACAAGAGCACAGATGAAGAAGAGGGTGCTGCAGGTTACTCTTTTTTAACTGGGACTCCCAGGGAAAGATCTCTGGGCGAGTCCATATTGTCATACATCAGTAACTTCTGTGGGAATCAGCCAACAGTTAAGCCTCCTCAGACTGATGACGCCACTCCTGGGCCTTGCAGACCACAGGATACGGATTGTCAAGAGGGATCCCTGAATCAGCTGTTGGTGCTGTCCTCTCAAGACCCCATGTGTGAGCAGGATGCGATCCCACCACAGGACTTCCTGGCAGAAGCCCAGGACTTTTTACTTGAAGATATGGTCACCCAGGACATTCTAACCCAAGTTCTTACTCAGAGTATTGCAGAAGGCCAAGATGGTGATGAGCAAATGCCCCAAGACATGGTGAACGATCAGGGTGTGAACTCAGGAGCTGCCTATCCTACATTCAGGCCCCAAGCTGTACAGGCTGGTGGTGAATATGTCCTCCAG TACGTCCCATATGAGGCCGAGGCCCAACCGTACCAGTGGCCCGTTCCCAGCTGGATGTCCGACGCACAGAAGCCTCCCTTCCGTACCTATGGTCCGTCTGCCTGCAATGGACAGAGCTCACACGACTACCTGCACTACTGA
- the pld3 gene encoding 5'-3' exonuclease PLD3 — protein MSSDVAYEKMSDVESVRGEGLAKSQTYFRCLLLFTSLTTVLLALLFIQALLVPSLPPSTETTRPRLVLPRSCSDPCRISLVESIPEGLEFNSSVTHPSIYDTWLRLIQGAQSSLDIASFYWTMTNNDTRTKEPSAKPGEDILEELGKLSGTLPVRIAVNTPTSQPKGNLEFLISSGAQVRTVNMKELTTGVLHTKFWVVDKKHIYIGSANMDWRSLTQVKELGAVVYDCGCLAEDLGKIFEAYWYLGETESIPSPWPSDYNTAYNKDTPMELQLSGTDSLVYFSSSPPSFCPEGRTQDLVSILSVIGDAQQFVYIAVMNYLPTMEFSHPKRYWADIDTQLRRAAYERKVRVRLLISCWGSTSPIMFPFLRSLASVQDPNKSLDIQVKIFNVPATPKQKQIPYARVNHNKYMVTDKVAYIGTSNWSGDYFVNTAGSALVVNQTQAQSQSEEQSVQQQLQAVFERDWESPYSTLLSHGTADRTDLCHSA, from the exons ATGAGCTCCGATGTTGCATATGAGAAG ATGTCCGATGTGGAGTCGGTCAGGGGAGAGGGACTCGCTAAGTCACAGACG TATTTCAGGTGCCTCCTGCTCTTCACCAGCCTGACCACGGTGCTGCTggccctcctcttcatccaggCCCTGCTGGTGCCTAGTCTGCCCCCCTCCACAGAAACTACAAGGCCCAGGCTCGTCCTGCCTCGCTCCTGCTCCGACCCGTGCAG GATCTCTTTGGTGGAGAGCATCCCAGAGGGGCTGGAGTTCAACTCTAGTGTGACGCACCCCTCCATCTACGACACCTGGCTCCGCCTGATCCAAGGGGCTCAGAGCAGCCTGGACATCGCCTCCTTCTACTGGACCATGACCAACAACGACACCAGAACCAAGGAGCCCTCAGCCAAGCCG GGTGAGGACATCCTAGAGGAGCTGGGTAAGCTATCTGGTACTCTGCCGGTCCGTATCGCCGTCAATACTCCCACATCTCAACCGAAGGGGAACCTTGAGTTCCTCATCAGCTCAG GTGCCCAGGTGCGGACTGTGAACATGAAAGAGCTGACCACAGGCGTGTTGCACACTAAGTTCTGGGTGGTGGATAAGAAGCATATCTACATCGGTAGCGCTAACATGGACTGGAGATCCCTTACGCAG GTGAAGGAGTTGGGTGCAGTGGTGTACGACTGTGGCTGTTTGGCAGAAGACCTGGGCAAGATCTTTGAGGCGTACTGGTACCTGGGTGAGACGGAGAGCATCCCCTCTCCGTGGCCCAGTGACTACAACACCGCCTACAACAAAGACACGCCCATGGAGCTGCAGCTCAGCGGGACAGATTCGCTCGTCTACTTCTCG agTTCCCCACCCTCCTTCTGTCCAGAGGGCAGGACTCAGGACCTGGTCTCCATCCTCAGTGTCATCGGCGACGCGCAGCAGTTCGTCTACATCGCCGTCATGAACTACCTGCCCACCATGGAGTTCTCCCACCCCAAACG CTACTGGGCGGACATCGACACGCAGCTGCGTCGCGCGGCGTACGAGCGTAAGGTGCGCGTGCGCCTCCTGATCAGCTGCTGGGGCAGCACCTCCCCCATCATGTTCCCCTTCCTGCGCTCCCTCGCCTCCGTGCAGGACCCCAACAAGAGCCTGGACATCCAGGTG AAAATCTTCAATGTTCCTGCCACTCCAAAGCAGAAACAGATTCCCTATGCCAGAGTCAATCACAACAAGTACATGGTCACTGATAAGGTGGCTTACATTG GAACCTCTAACTGGTCCGGGGACTACTTCGTGAACACAGCCGGATCAGCGCTGGTGGTGAATCAGACCCAGGCCCAGTCCCAGTCGGAGGAGCAGTctgtccagcagcagctccaggctGTGTTCGAAAGGGACTGGGAGTCCCCATACAGTACCCTGCTGAGCCACGGCACCGCGGACCGGACAGACTTGTGCCACAGTGCCTAA